The following proteins are co-located in the Xiphophorus maculatus strain JP 163 A chromosome 8, X_maculatus-5.0-male, whole genome shotgun sequence genome:
- the LOC102219480 gene encoding SH2 domain-containing protein 3C-like isoform X4, whose protein sequence is MTERCSLWSALSAAACCFYRGSFMQVQFSKEKYLLESPPEKLRKELEEELKLSPADIRSHGWYHGHIPREVSESLVLRNGDFLVRDSLTNIGDYVLTCRWDNEVLHFKISKVLVKSNETKVQYMLESDSFDSVQELVRFYVGQRKAVSQSSGAHIYCPVSRTLPLRYLEATFALSNSKHSSAYSPSSQRGAYIKRRSVTMTDGLTTEKMMPHSDSDSPSPVETPLAPPEPEPEPVSECSPSTIHHHKDAMRNCAMSMDQIQEYRCPLSPVGETPLSPAYSAVTRQRAHSGGRALAVVPPSPVMRRSSDPQLSPLDGSAPTEYPTQTSQSVHSSPAHHSAYRSQSLETAGSYCDLRPCGPPKPPTKSYVERLRVEELRKGEGREGDGTSVAPLVESTSLFRPSRYESNLLPAENKPLEMSVLKRVKELLGEVDASTAAKHITLVDCKVARILGVTTEMQRMMGVSSGLELLTLPHGHQLRLDLLERFYTMSIMMAVDLLGCTGSTEERAALLHKTIQLAAELKSNLGNMFGFAAVMRALEMPQISRLEQTWVTLRQRHTEGAILYEKKLKPFLKNMNDGKESSVMSSTSFPHILPVLSLLERGAAVGEVLEPWESSEAGVDVVMHHLEAARTIAHHGDIYKTTAETRLQGLQERAEIHEVFQTEFQMRLLWGSRGSEGNQSERYEKFDKVLTALSHKLEPPVRHSEL, encoded by the exons TTTTCAAAGGAGAAATACCTGCTGGAGTCTCCTCCGGAGAAACTTCGTAAAGAACTGGAAGAGGAGTTGAAGCTGAGCCCTGCTGACATCCGGAGCCATGGCTGGTACCATGGTCACATACCCAGAGAG GTGTCTGAGTCTCTGGTTTTGCGAAACGGTGATTTCCTTGTGCGAGACTCCCTGACCAATATTGGTGATTATGTTTTGACCTGTCGATGGGACAATGAGGTGCTCCACTTCAAGATCAGCAAAGTTCTGGTGAAATCAAATGAGACCAAG GTGCAGTACATGTTGGAATCAGACAGCTTCGACTCTGTTCAGGAGCTTGTGCGCTTTTACGTGGGCCAACGCAAAGCCGTCTCGCAGTCCAGCGGCGCCCACATCTACTGTCCCGTCAGCAGGACTCTACCTCTGCGCTACTTGGAGGCGACCTTCGCCCTGTCCAACAGCAAGCACAGCTCTGCCTACTCGCCGTCCAGCCAGAGGGGGGCGTACATCAAGCGACGAAGTGTCACCATGACGGACGGGCTGACGACAGAAAAGATGATGCCTCACAG TGATTCAGACAGCCCCAGTCCAGTTGAGACGCCGTTGGCCCCACCTGAGCCAGAGCCGGAGCCTGTGTCCGAATGCAg CCCATCAACCATTCACCATCACAAAGACGCAATGCGCAATTGTGCGATGAGTATGGACCAGATTCAGGAGTACCGCTGCCCCTTGTCGCCTGTCGGGGAAACCCCGCTGTCTCCTGCGTATAGTGCTG TCACCAGGCAGAGAGCCCACTCAGGCGGACGGGCCCTGGCTGTCGTTCCTCCCTCCCCCGTGATGCGCCGTTCCAGCGACCCTCAGCTCAGCCCCTTGGACGGCAGCGCTCCCACTGAATATCCCACGCAAACTTCTCAGTCGGTACACTCCTCGCCTGCCCATCATTCCGCCTATCGATCGCAGTCGTTGGAGACGGCTGGAAGTTACTGTGACCTCAGACCCTGCGGGCCACCCAAACCCCCAACTAAGAGCTACGTAGAGCGACTGCGAGTAGAAGAGTTGAGGAAAGGTGAAGGCAGAGAAGGAGACGGGACATCTGTTGCCCCGTTGGTGGAGTCGACCTCCTTGTTCAGACCATCCAG GTATGAGTCTAATCTACTTCCTGCTGAAAATAAGCCTCTGGAGATGTCAGTCCTGAAGAGAGTCAAAGAGCTGCTGGGTGAAGTCGATGCCAGTACCGCAGCTAAACACATCACACTCGTCGACTGTAAG GTTGCTAGAATATTAGGTGTAACAACAGAGATGCAAAGGATGATGGGAGTGTCCTCAGGGTTGGAGTTATTGACTTTACCACATGGGCATCAGCTGAGACTTGACCTGCTGGAGAG gttCTACACCATGTCTATCATGATGGCCGTGGACCTCCTTGGCTGTACAGGAAGTACAGAGGAGAGAGCGGCCCTGCTCCATAAGACCATCCAGTTAGCAGCAGAATTGAAAAGTAACCTGGgaaacatgtttggttttgcGGCTGTGATGAGAGCCCTGGAGATGCCACAG ATTTCCCGCCTGGAACAGACATGGGTGACTTTACGCCAGAGACATACAGAGGGCGCTATTCTGTACGAGAAGAAACTCAAACCATTCTTGAAAAACATGAATGATGGCAAAG AGTCCAGTGTCATGTCCAGCACCTCCTTCCCCCACATCCTCCCAGTCCTGTCTCTACTGGAGAGAGGCGCTGCCGTCGGGGAGGTGCTCGAACCCTGGGAAAGCTCCGAGGCGGGCGTGGACGTGGTCATGCACCACCTAGAGGCTGCACGTACCATTGCACATCACGGGGACATCTACAAAACAACTGCTGAGACCAGGCTGCAGG GACTCCAGGAGCGAGCCGAGATACACGAGGTCTTCCAGACTGAGTTTCAGATGCGTCTGCTGTGGGGCAGCCGCGGGTCTGAGGGCAACCAGTCGGAGCGCTACGAGAAGTTCGACAAAGTTCTCACAGCTTTGTCGCACAAACTGGAGCCTCCTGTGCGTCACAGCGAGCTATAG